From a single Arachis hypogaea cultivar Tifrunner chromosome 3, arahy.Tifrunner.gnm2.J5K5, whole genome shotgun sequence genomic region:
- the LOC112790600 gene encoding respiratory burst oxidase homolog protein E — translation MKTSSFRRCSNAEEIQLPENLGSSSPASDGGGAGHSYGAMLPVFLNNLRSNHHQELVEITLEIDDDAVVLCNVAPANSAQDASPSSVSAAGSAPVASPSSVSCAGEEAGAIGAGVPRSLSIASRIRRKFPWIRSASSRNSVSSESGGTVSVEDPVVTARNARRMRLQIERSRSSAQSALKGLRFISKTGCDGSSEELWKKVEERFMLLSKDGLLAREDFGECIGMEDSKEFAVGIFDTLARRKENRVSKITKEELHQFWLQISDQSFDNRLQIFFDMADSNEDGRITREEVQELITLSASANKLSKLKEQAERYAALIMEELDPENLGYIELWQLEMLLLQKDNYMNYSRQLSSSSVSWSQNLSGSRPRSKFQRFFWTFQFLELEYWRRGWILLLWLVIMACLFAWKFYQYKNRTTFKVMGYCIPVAKGAAETLKFNMALILLPVCRNTLTWLRSTRARKFVSFDDNINFHKTIAFAIAIGVAVHAFTHLTCDFPLLINSSPEKFSLIASDFHQKKPTYASLLTSIEGATGILMVLLMLISFTLATHHFRRSALRLPPPFNKLTGFNAFWYSHHLLGLVYILLILHGYFLYLTHQWYKKTTWMYIAVPLLLYIAERSLRNRRSAHYSVKIVKVSVLPGNVFSIIMCKPTGFKYKSGQYVFLQCPNISPFEWHPFSITSAPGDEYLSVHIRTVGDWTKELKRVFTENDETLPLDSNRATLGELVQMEQRRQPKLFLDGPYGAPAQDYQSYDVLLLIGLGIGATPFISILRNLINETRVIDEMESMTETTKSGDSLNSFASSNLTPSGNKRTQRTTNAYFYWVTREPGSFEWFEGVLDQVAEMDHKGQIELHNYLTSVYEEGDARSTLITMIQALNHAKHGVDILSGTRVRTHFARPNWREVFTKIASKHRQSTVGVFYCGMPVLAKELKKLSLEMSHKTTTRFNFHKEYF, via the exons ATGAAAACGTCGTCGTTTCGGAGATGCAGCAACGCAGAAGAAATCCAGTTACCGGAAAACCTAGGAAGCTCGTCACCAGCGTCCGATGGTGGCGGCGCCGGACATTCCTACGGTGCGATGTTGCCGGTGTTCCTCAACAACCTCCGTAGCAACCACCACCAGGAGCTCGTTGAAATCACCTTGGAGATCGACGACGACGCAGTCGTGCTCTGCAACGTCGCGCCGGCAAATTCCGCCCAGGACGCATCTCCATCGTCTGTTTCCGCCGCCGGCTCTGCTCCCGTCGCATCGCCATCGTCAGTTTCTTGCGCCGGCGAAGAAGCCGGCGCCATCGGTGCCGGAGTGCCGAGGAGTCTGTCGATTGCGTCGCGGATTCGGAGAAAGTTCCCGTGGATAAGATCGGCGTCGTCGCGGAACTCGGTATCGTCGGAGAGCGGCGGCACCGTAAGTGTTGAAGATCCAGTGGTAACAGCACGGAACGCGAGGAGGATGCGGTTACAGATTGAACGGTCGAGATCGAGCGCGCAGAGTGCGCTGAAGGGTTTGAGATTCATCAGCAAGACAGGGTGTGATGGTAGTAGTGAGGAACTGTGGAAGAAGGTGGAAGAGAGGTTCATGTTGCTCTCAAAGGATGGCTTGCTCGCTCGAGAGGACTTCGGTGAATGCATTG GGATGGAGGATTCAAAAGAATTTGCGGTGGGTATATTTGATACGTTAgctagaagaaaagaaaatagagtcaGCAAAATAACGAAGGAAGAGTTGCATCAATTCTGGTTGCAAATTTCGGATCAAAGCTTTGATAATCGCCTTCAGATTTTCTTTGACAT GGCGGACAGTAATGAAGATGGAAGAATTACAAGGGAGGAAGTGCAAGAG CTCATAACACTCAGTGCTTCTGCAAACAAATTATCGAAGCTAAAAGAACAAGCTGAAAGATACGCTGCATTGATAATGGAAGAGTTGGACCCAGAAAACCTGGGTTATATTGAG TTGTGGCAGTTAGAAATGTTGTTACTACAAAAGGATAACTACATGAACTACAGCAGACAACTAAGTAGCAGTAGTGTAAGCTGGAGTCAGAATTTGAGTGGGTCAAGGCCCAGAAGCAAGTTCCAAAGATTCTTCTGGACATTTCAGTTCCTTGAACTAGAATATTGGAGGAGGGGCTGGATTTTGTTACTGTGGTTGGTTATCATGGCATGCCTTTTTGCTTGGAAATTTTACCAATACAAAAACAGAACAACTTTCAAAGTCATGGGCTACTGCATACCTGTGGCTAAAGGCGCTGCAGAGACTCTCAAGTTCAATATGGCTCTCATTCTTTTACCTGTTTGTCGGAACACACTGACTTGGCTTCGTTCCACAAGAGCCAGAAAGTTTGTCTCTTTTGATGATAATATTAATTTCCATAAG ACTATTGCATTTGCCATAGCTATTGGAGTTGCTGTTCATGCATTCACTCATCTGACGTGTGATTTCCCTCTACTCATAAATTCATCTCCAGAAAAATTTTCACTCATAGCTTCAGATTTCCACCAGAAAAAACCAACATACGCATCACTTCTGACCAGCATTGAAGGCGCCactggaatcttaatggttcttTTAATGCTCATCTCTTTTACACTCGCAACTCACCACTTCCGGAGAAGTGCACTCAGGCTTCCACCACCCTTTAACAAATTGACAGGCTTCAATGCATTCTGGTACTCGCACCACCTTCTTGGCCTTGTCTACATTCTGTTGATTCTCCATGGATATTTCTTATATTTGACTCATCAGTGGTATAAGAAAACG ACATGGATGTATATAGCTGTTCCACTGTTACTGTATATAGCAGAGCGCAGTCTAAGAAATCGTAGATCAGCACACTACTCAGTAAAAATTGTAAAG GTTTCGGTGCTACCAGGAAATGTCTTCAGCATAATCATGTGCAAGCCAACTGGATTCAAGTACAAGAGCGGACAGTACGTGTTTTTACAGTGTCCAAATATCTCTCCATTTGAGTG GCACCCATTTTCCATCACGTCAGCACCAGGAGATGAGTACCTAAGTGTTCACATTCGCACAGTAGGAGACTGGACAAAAGAACTCAAGCGAGTTTTCACAGAAAATGATGAAACATTACCTTTGGATAGTAATCGAGCAACACTAGGGGAGTTAGTGCAGATGGAACAAAGAAG ACAGCCAAAACTTTTCTTAGATGGCCCTTATGGAGCCCCAGCACAAGACTACCAGAGTTATGATGTATTGCTCCTCATAGGATTAGGAATTGGAGCAACTCCTTTCATTAGCATTCTCAGGAATCTTATCAATGAAACCAGAGTAATTGATGAAATG GAATCAATGACGGAAACAACAAAATCAGGAGACAGCTTAAATAGTTTTGCATCTTCAAATTTGACGCCAAGTGGAAACAAGAGAACACAAAGGACTACAAATGCTTACTTCTACTGGGTTACCAGAGAACCTGGATCTTTTGAATGGTTTGAAGGAGTGCTGGATCAAGTTGCAGAAATGGACCACAAA GGCCAAATTGAACTTCACAACTATCTTACAAGTGTCTATGAAGAGGGGGATGCAAGATCCACCTTAATTACCATGATTCAAGCACTAAACCATGCCAAACACGGGGTTGACATCCTATCAGGCACTCGA GTAAGGACGCACTTTGCTAGGCCTAACTGGAGAGAAGTTTTCACAAAGATAGCCTCTAAACATCGGCAGTCTACAGTAG GGGTGTTTTACTGCGGGATGCCAGTGTTAGCAAAGGAGTTAAAGAAGCTATCACTTGAGATGAGCCACAAGACAACTACACGTTTCAACTTTCACAAGGAGTATTTCTGA